CTGCGCAAGGCCATCCCGAACGCCGCGAAGATCGGTTTCACGGGTACGCCGATCATCACCGGCGAGGCCTCCGACACCCGCCGGATCTTCAGCGGCGGCCCGGACAGCGGCTTCCTGGACGAGTACCGGATGGAGGAGGCCGAGCACGACGGCGTCGTCGTGCGCATCCGCTATGAAGGGCGCACCGGTGAGGGAAGGGTTTATGACAAGGAAGGTCTGGATCGCTCCTTCGAGGACCTGATCCGCGACCGCACGGACGAGGAGAGGGCGACCCTCCTCAACCGGTGGCCCACCGAACGGGACGTCGCCGAGTCGTGGCCGATGATCTGTGCCAAGGCCGAGGACATGCTGGAGCACTGGGTGTGCTGGGTGCTGCCCTCGGGCGGGTTCAAGGCCCAGGTGGCGGCCGTGAGCCGGAAGGCGGCCGTCGAGTACCACCACGCACTGCGCCGGGCTCGCGACCAACTCCTTTCCGAACTCGTCGAGTTCAGGCCGGAGTCCGTTCACGGGATCCCGCTCAAAGAGCTTCCACGGCATCTCCGCTACCTCTACCAGGCGTACGAGTTCCGGGCGATCCTGCGCCGCATCGACTTCGTGCCGGTCGTCTCCCCGGGAGCGGAACGCAAGCGCCGCAAGTGGCTTCACTGGACCGACCCGAGCCGTCAGAAGGCGTACATCGATCGCTTCCACGAAGCGTTCCCACAGCTGCCGCCCGAGCCCGACTGGGTCGCCGCCACGCCCTTCAACGCTCCGGAGCCGGTCATCCACGGGAACGGCCTCGGCGCCGACACTCCCTGGTCCGACATGCCGACCGGGCAGCCGGAGCCGGGACCATCGAAGACCGAGGTTCCCGACCCCGTACATCCGGAGAGCCCCATCGCCTTCCTGATCGTGAAGTCGATGCTTCTCACCGGATTCGATGCCCCGCGCGAGCAGGTGCTCTACCTCGACCGGCCCATCCGGGACGCCGAGCTGCTCCAGGCCGTTGCCCGCGTCAACCGGCCCGCGCCAGGTAAGAAAGTCGGGTACGTCGTGGACTACTACGGCGTGTTCGAGCACCTTTCCAGTGCGCTGGCCGACTACCGGCAGGCCGACGTCGACGACACCATGCGAAGTCTGTCCACGGAGGTGAAAGCCCTCGCGCCCGCCGCCGCGCGGGTACGCGCGTTCCTGAGCGAGCAGGGTGTGACGGACGCGGACCTCACCGACCTCGCCCGACTGCGCGAGGCCGTCCTGTCCTTCGAGGACGAGACCGTCCGTCTCCGTTTCGACGAGGTGTTCCACGAGTTCCTCGCCGTACTGGAACGGGTACTTCCGCACGAGGACGCGTTGGACCACCTTGCCGACGCCCGGCGTTGGGGGATGCTGCAGAAGCGTGTCCGGCGTCTGTACCGGGACGACACGGGCGGGACGTTCACCCTGCGCCGGTACGGACGCAAGGTACGAGCCATGATTGCCGACCATTTGGAAGGACCGGAGATCGAGCAGGTCATCCCGCCCGTCTCGCTCACCTCACCCGTCTTCGACGACATGGTGCGTGAGCTGCCTCCGCGCGAGGCTGCGGCCGAGATGGGGCATGCCCTCCGGTTCCATCTGGAGGAGCGGGTCAAGAGGGAGGACCCGGAGAAGTACGACAGGCTTTCCAGGCGACTGGAGGAGATCCTGAAGCAGATGCCCGGTCGTTTCGAGGAGCAGGTCGAGGAGTTCGAGATGCTCATCGAGCACGCCAGGCAGGAGGACGAGGAGGACCCCGCCCTCGCAGGGCTCAGCCTGCTGGAGCAGCGTGTCCACCGGCTTCTGGATCAGCTCCTTGAGGACAACCCGGGAATCGAGGGTGGCCAGGAGGACACGCGACCTCTGGTCGTCGCCGTGTGTGACACCGCGGCGAGCACGATGTCCAAGGCTTCCTACCAGGGGCAGCACCAGGACATCAACCGTCTCGCGAACGGCATCCAGACACAGCTGATTCGTAGCGGCCTCAGGCCCGCATCCGCCGACTGGGGGCCGCTGACCCATGTCTCCCAGCGACTCGCGGCATACGCGGAGATCAACCGGCAGCAGTTCCTGAGCCGGGCCAGGGGAGAATAGAGCGCGTGACCGCGCTTGCCGACAACCGCCAGGCCGAGACACCCGTGGACGGTGACTCGGTCACCGTCGACGGCATCTCCATGCGCGTGCGGGTGAGTGCCCGCAGGAAGCGGTTCGCGCTCACCGTGGAGCCGGACGCGACCCTGACCCTGCACGTTCCCGAAGGGCGCCCGAAGACGGAGGCGGAGGACTTCGCACGGGCGCACCGGGAGTGGGTGGTCGCTAAACTCGGCCAGCGCGAGCGGACTCGCCCGCTGAACCCCGCGAAACGGCTGACCGAGGGGGAGGTCTTCCGCTACCTGGGGCGGACGTACCGGTTGGCGGTGTCGGACAGCGCACCCGCAGACGGCAGGATCCGGCTGGTCGCCGGTCGGCTGGTGATCGCCCGCAGACAGGCCGAGGACGAGGCGGAGGGGCGTGCTGCGCTGGTCGACTGGTACTGCCGGGCGGGCCGGGCATGGGCCGTCGACCGGGTCCAGCCGTGGGCCGCTCGCATGGCGGTCGGCGAACCTGAGTTGGATGTACGGGACTTGGGGCACAAGTGGGGCGCGTACCGGCCCGGTGAGGGGATGGGGGAGCCGGGTCGGATGAGTCTGGGGTGGCCGCTCTTCCAACTTCCCATGCATCTGGTCGACTACGTCATCGCGCACGAACTGGCCCACGTGAAAGTCTCCGGGCACGGCGCGGACTTCTGGCGGCTGGTGCGGCTCGCGCTGCCCGAGTACGAGGAGCGCCGGGCGGAACTCGACGAGCTGGGCCGCCGCATGTGGATGGGCGAGATCCGCTGAAGGCCGACACCCCGGTTGAGTCCCGGTAAGCGCAAGAACACATCGCCGGCGAACTGGACGACGCCATGAAGGCCGGCAGTCTGAAGGCATCGATGACGATCAAGAAGGGGTCATCGAGAGGATCGGTCAGTTCTGGCATCGCGCGAACGTCCGCACGATGACGGGGAGCGTTCACGCCGATGTCGGGCAGTGCTCATCGGAGAGGGTTAATAGCGGCTCTGACCTGCGAGTTTTTTGGAAGAGGAAGCCGGTCTCCGTACAACCACCCTCCCGGGTCCGGGGTCTCACCGGGTGAGTGGGAACAACACCTGTCC
This sequence is a window from Streptomyces ortus. Protein-coding genes within it:
- a CDS encoding M48 family metallopeptidase, coding for MTALADNRQAETPVDGDSVTVDGISMRVRVSARRKRFALTVEPDATLTLHVPEGRPKTEAEDFARAHREWVVAKLGQRERTRPLNPAKRLTEGEVFRYLGRTYRLAVSDSAPADGRIRLVAGRLVIARRQAEDEAEGRAALVDWYCRAGRAWAVDRVQPWAARMAVGEPELDVRDLGHKWGAYRPGEGMGEPGRMSLGWPLFQLPMHLVDYVIAHELAHVKVSGHGADFWRLVRLALPEYEERRAELDELGRRMWMGEIR
- a CDS encoding type I restriction endonuclease subunit R, whose translation is MAVQVERDEVERPFVQQLTAMGWTHVAGTEVGTLDAGTPVLAEELKAALRRINVRAADREPWMDDTDVARSIAELASVPLGKGVVQANFAATDLLLSGCVLTGPSAAHGGASATVQYIEWHPDHVTLNDFTVVDQLRVKNRSGDVSILDIVLFVNGIPLVAVECKSPDLAEPVRSAVLDLRHYAGDPIDDDERTGTDLPLPGGVPELFRTVQLLVAATGETAHLGTVTSSPERFHPWRSVSPERESTLRKELPDGTGKLTEQHKLVGVVLRPAALLNFVRHYVIPLPVETESGAVRTVKAVARHQQYRAAEKAVRKLLSGRPRGGPVPDDERGGVIWHTQGSGKSLTMTFLVRRVHLHPKLSEFTVVIVTDRTQLQDQLSKTLKLSESDVERAETRTQMEGLLRDGGRRVVFAMIQKYGGGFTFAAEAEGDADDRDLTKEYDDAERAGKGRKRRKGPPPVPNFPECNTSSDILVLVDEAHRSHTSVLHAALRKAIPNAAKIGFTGTPIITGEASDTRRIFSGGPDSGFLDEYRMEEAEHDGVVVRIRYEGRTGEGRVYDKEGLDRSFEDLIRDRTDEERATLLNRWPTERDVAESWPMICAKAEDMLEHWVCWVLPSGGFKAQVAAVSRKAAVEYHHALRRARDQLLSELVEFRPESVHGIPLKELPRHLRYLYQAYEFRAILRRIDFVPVVSPGAERKRRKWLHWTDPSRQKAYIDRFHEAFPQLPPEPDWVAATPFNAPEPVIHGNGLGADTPWSDMPTGQPEPGPSKTEVPDPVHPESPIAFLIVKSMLLTGFDAPREQVLYLDRPIRDAELLQAVARVNRPAPGKKVGYVVDYYGVFEHLSSALADYRQADVDDTMRSLSTEVKALAPAAARVRAFLSEQGVTDADLTDLARLREAVLSFEDETVRLRFDEVFHEFLAVLERVLPHEDALDHLADARRWGMLQKRVRRLYRDDTGGTFTLRRYGRKVRAMIADHLEGPEIEQVIPPVSLTSPVFDDMVRELPPREAAAEMGHALRFHLEERVKREDPEKYDRLSRRLEEILKQMPGRFEEQVEEFEMLIEHARQEDEEDPALAGLSLLEQRVHRLLDQLLEDNPGIEGGQEDTRPLVVAVCDTAASTMSKASYQGQHQDINRLANGIQTQLIRSGLRPASADWGPLTHVSQRLAAYAEINRQQFLSRARGE